From Flavobacterium alkalisoli, the proteins below share one genomic window:
- a CDS encoding TlpA family protein disulfide reductase gives MKKILLLPLIFFGLFSCGEKNDGPAPTTFSEQALEDNMKSADGTEVPFKEILEKYKGKVIVVDIWASWCPDCIKGMPKVHDLQDQFPDVTYLFLSYDKTEEDWKIGIDKYNVNGEHYLIGSKWKGGAFSEAVKLDWIPRYMVVDKEGKIALFKAIEADDEQLIATLKQLK, from the coding sequence ATGAAAAAAATACTGTTATTACCATTAATCTTTTTCGGGCTTTTTTCGTGTGGAGAAAAAAATGACGGACCTGCCCCAACAACATTTTCTGAACAGGCTCTTGAGGATAATATGAAATCGGCTGATGGTACCGAAGTTCCTTTTAAAGAGATACTGGAAAAATACAAAGGCAAAGTAATTGTAGTGGATATATGGGCATCATGGTGTCCTGACTGTATAAAAGGAATGCCTAAAGTACACGACCTGCAGGATCAGTTTCCTGATGTTACTTACCTGTTTCTTTCGTACGATAAAACCGAAGAAGACTGGAAAATAGGTATCGACAAATACAATGTAAACGGCGAACATTACCTTATAGGCTCAAAATGGAAAGGCGGGGCATTTAGCGAAGCAGTTAAGCTGGACTGGATTCCGCGTTACATGGTAGTAGACAAAGAAGGTAAAATAGCACTTTTCAAAGCTATTGAAGCCGATGACGAACAACTAATAGCGACACTAAAACAACTAAAATAA
- a CDS encoding ABC transporter permease yields the protein MIKYLLYKTGYALLTLFGVITVIFFLFTVLPGDPARLMLDQNENSEQIAIIKKKYGFDQPISKQYLYYLNDLSFISFHSTNPDDYTHLTEGKYSAVKLFTIGNTTTVLKAPYLRESFQKNGKKVTQVIGDTLPNTVVLAISAIVIAIIIGIILGIISALYKDTWLDRLIALVSTLGMSLPSFFAAILFAWVFGFLLHKYTHLDMTGSLYEVDDFGEGKYIKWKNLILPAIVLGIRPLGVVIQLMRNSLLEVLSQDYIRTARAKGLSEIRIIRKHALKNSLNPVVTAISGWFASMLAGAVFVEYIFGWNGLGKEVVEALNTLDLPVIMGSVLVIATTFVIINILVDIIYAYLDPKIRLS from the coding sequence TTGATAAAATACCTTTTATACAAAACAGGATATGCACTGCTAACACTTTTTGGAGTGATTACGGTCATATTCTTTTTGTTTACGGTATTACCCGGCGACCCTGCCCGACTCATGCTCGACCAAAACGAAAACTCGGAACAGATAGCCATTATCAAAAAGAAATACGGTTTTGATCAACCCATCTCTAAGCAATACCTGTACTACCTGAACGATTTGTCGTTTATTTCCTTTCACAGTACAAACCCTGATGATTATACACATCTAACCGAAGGCAAGTATAGTGCCGTAAAACTTTTTACCATAGGCAATACAACAACTGTATTAAAAGCGCCTTACCTGCGTGAAAGCTTCCAAAAAAACGGAAAGAAGGTTACTCAGGTTATTGGCGATACACTCCCTAACACGGTTGTACTTGCAATATCGGCCATTGTAATAGCCATCATCATAGGTATTATACTGGGTATTATATCGGCATTATATAAAGATACGTGGCTGGACAGGCTTATTGCTTTGGTAAGCACATTAGGCATGAGCCTCCCCTCCTTTTTTGCGGCCATATTATTTGCCTGGGTATTCGGGTTCCTATTACACAAATACACGCATCTGGATATGACGGGCAGCCTTTATGAAGTAGACGACTTTGGTGAAGGCAAATACATAAAATGGAAAAACCTTATCCTGCCTGCTATTGTACTGGGTATACGTCCGCTTGGGGTAGTAATACAGCTTATGCGTAACTCCCTGCTGGAAGTATTGAGTCAGGATTACATCCGTACGGCAAGAGCAAAAGGATTGAGTGAAATACGAATCATCCGCAAACATGCTCTTAAAAATTCGCTTAACCCCGTAGTTACTGCTATTTCGGGTTGGTTTGCTTCCATGCTTGCCGGAGCCGTTTTTGTGGAATACATTTTTGGCTGGAACGGACTTGGTAAAGAGGTTGTAGAAGCCCTAAACACCCTCGACCTTCCTGTTATAATGGGATCGGTACTGGTAATAGCCACCACTTTTGTTATTATCAACATCCTGGTAGATATCATTTATGCCTACCTTGACCCTAAGATAAGGTTAAGCTAG
- a CDS encoding TlpA family protein disulfide reductase, whose amino-acid sequence MESTKRFLPVLLRLIVAFLFIISAVAKMYPSPYFAISTFEVKQLYPMGFTPEVAVFFSRILIGIELALGLLLLQSHFLKRLVIPGTILLLVVFIVHLTIQTLSGAGGNCGCFGELLPMTPVEAIIKNVIAVALLIWLSRLLPKGFDRKNFWVVTSITLASVLMVFMLAPIKASQYDTESTTAVTANSAVDTDGPAPVQSAYSKYFAEVDNGKKIMAFFAPGCDHCMEAAKQLTELKAKDENFPEMYIIFMDEEPEKIPDFFKYAGAEYPYKVLDVVAFWNAIGNTKDTPGVSYLWNGNVIKEWEGINDNKFVPAELEEVYKQPYSGN is encoded by the coding sequence ATGGAAAGCACAAAAAGATTTTTACCTGTACTATTAAGGCTTATTGTCGCCTTTTTGTTCATAATTTCGGCAGTAGCCAAAATGTACCCTTCACCTTATTTTGCCATCTCAACTTTTGAGGTTAAGCAGCTTTACCCTATGGGTTTCACACCGGAGGTTGCTGTTTTCTTCTCCAGGATACTTATTGGTATCGAGTTGGCATTAGGTCTGTTACTTTTACAGTCGCATTTCCTTAAAAGACTGGTTATTCCGGGTACTATCTTACTGTTAGTTGTATTTATAGTCCATCTAACCATACAAACCCTAAGCGGTGCAGGTGGTAACTGTGGCTGTTTTGGTGAATTGTTACCTATGACACCTGTTGAGGCAATCATTAAAAATGTTATTGCCGTAGCACTGCTTATATGGCTTAGCAGGTTATTACCTAAAGGTTTTGACAGAAAGAACTTCTGGGTAGTTACTAGTATTACTCTGGCATCTGTGCTTATGGTATTTATGCTTGCTCCTATTAAGGCATCTCAATATGATACAGAAAGCACAACTGCTGTTACAGCCAATAGTGCTGTAGATACAGACGGACCTGCTCCGGTACAGTCGGCTTACTCTAAATACTTTGCCGAGGTTGATAACGGAAAGAAAATCATGGCGTTTTTCGCCCCTGGCTGCGACCATTGTATGGAAGCTGCAAAACAGCTTACAGAGTTAAAGGCTAAAGACGAAAACTTCCCTGAAATGTATATTATATTTATGGATGAAGAACCTGAAAAAATTCCAGATTTCTTTAAATATGCAGGTGCAGAATACCCATACAAAGTTCTTGATGTGGTTGCCTTTTGGAATGCCATAGGCAATACTAAAGATACTCCCGGGGTAAGCTACCTGTGGAACGGTAACGTTATTAAAGAATGGGAAGGTATTAACGATAATAAGTTTGTACCTGCCGAACTGGAAGAAGTATACAAGCAACCTTATTCAGGTAACTAA
- a CDS encoding DUF1599 domain-containing protein yields the protein MRNTSQEYDNVIAYCRQLYTNKMKDYGCAWRILRLPSLTDQIFIKAQRIRSLQENETRRIDEGEAPEFVGIINYSIMALIQIELGVAEQPDLSVDEATRLYDEKIALTKELMEAKNHDYGEAWRDMRVSSLTDLILQKILRVKQIEDNKGKTIVSEGIDANYQDMINYAVFALIHMKFHQ from the coding sequence ATGAGGAATACTTCTCAGGAATATGATAACGTAATTGCCTACTGCAGGCAGCTATATACAAACAAAATGAAGGATTATGGCTGTGCATGGCGCATTTTACGCCTTCCTTCACTAACCGATCAGATTTTTATTAAAGCACAGCGCATACGCAGCCTTCAGGAAAATGAAACCCGCAGGATTGACGAAGGTGAGGCTCCTGAGTTTGTAGGCATTATTAACTACTCCATCATGGCGCTTATACAAATTGAACTTGGCGTTGCCGAGCAGCCCGATCTAAGTGTAGATGAAGCCACAAGGCTGTATGATGAAAAGATTGCCCTTACCAAAGAGCTTATGGAGGCTAAAAACCATGACTATGGCGAGGCATGGCGTGATATGAGGGTAAGTTCGCTAACCGACCTTATACTTCAAAAAATACTTCGCGTTAAACAGATTGAGGACAACAAAGGGAAAACCATAGTATCGGAAGGTATAGATGCCAATTATCAGGACATGATAAACTATGCGGTATTTGCACTGATACACATGAAGTTCCACCAATAA
- the folP gene encoding dihydropteroate synthase — MTINCKGTLIDLTQPKVMGILNCTPDSFFDGGKYKAETEFIKQAERILTEGADFIDVGAYSTKPNADFVSEEEELARMVPAVELILKHFPEAIISADTFRAAVAKAAIEAGAAIVNDIAAGGLDDKMMQTVGELKVPYIMMHMRGTPQTMTKLTDYEDIVKEMLLYFSQKTAEARSFGIDDIIIDPGFGFAKTLQQNYEVLNKMELFKMTEFPILAGVSRKSMIYKLLGVTPQEALNGTTVLNTIALSKGANILRVHDVKEAVEAVKIYSHFLR; from the coding sequence ATGACCATTAACTGCAAAGGCACTCTTATAGACCTTACACAACCCAAAGTTATGGGGATACTTAACTGTACACCCGATTCTTTTTTTGACGGAGGGAAGTATAAAGCGGAAACCGAATTTATAAAACAGGCAGAGCGTATTTTAACCGAAGGAGCCGATTTTATTGATGTAGGGGCTTACTCAACCAAGCCTAATGCCGACTTTGTAAGCGAAGAAGAGGAGCTGGCGAGAATGGTACCTGCCGTTGAGCTGATACTGAAGCATTTTCCGGAAGCGATTATATCAGCAGATACATTTAGGGCAGCCGTTGCCAAAGCAGCTATTGAGGCCGGTGCTGCCATAGTGAATGATATTGCTGCCGGTGGCCTTGACGATAAGATGATGCAAACGGTAGGGGAGCTAAAAGTGCCTTATATAATGATGCACATGCGCGGTACTCCGCAAACCATGACTAAACTTACCGACTATGAGGATATCGTAAAAGAGATGCTGCTGTATTTTTCTCAAAAAACAGCCGAAGCCCGTAGTTTTGGCATAGACGATATTATTATAGATCCCGGTTTTGGTTTTGCAAAAACATTACAGCAAAACTATGAGGTACTCAATAAGATGGAGCTGTTTAAAATGACAGAATTCCCAATACTGGCAGGTGTATCACGTAAATCGATGATTTATAAACTGCTTGGCGTAACTCCGCAGGAAGCACTTAACGGAACTACCGTATTAAATACCATAGCACTAAGTAAGGGTGCCAATATTTTAAGGGTACACGATGTTAAGGAAGCGGTTGAGGCGGTAAAGATCTATTCTCATTTTCTTCGTTAA
- the rlmH gene encoding 23S rRNA (pseudouridine(1915)-N(3))-methyltransferase RlmH → MNIKLLAIGKTDNKALQTLIDDYTKRLSFYVKFDLEIIPDIKNVKNLSEAQQKEKEGELILSKLSPTDQLILLDENGKSFSSVGFSDELQKKMNSGVKTLVYVIGGPYGFSQTVYSKAQGKISLSAMTFSHQMVRLFFIEQLYRGFTILRNEPYHHQ, encoded by the coding sequence ATGAATATTAAACTGCTCGCTATAGGCAAAACCGATAATAAAGCCCTGCAAACCTTAATAGACGATTACACAAAAAGGTTATCGTTTTATGTAAAGTTTGATTTGGAAATTATACCGGACATAAAAAACGTGAAGAACCTTAGCGAAGCACAACAAAAGGAAAAGGAAGGCGAACTGATACTATCTAAGCTTTCCCCTACCGATCAGTTAATTCTGCTTGACGAAAACGGCAAATCGTTTTCCAGCGTTGGCTTTTCAGACGAACTGCAAAAGAAGATGAACTCAGGGGTAAAAACGCTGGTTTATGTTATTGGCGGCCCATACGGATTCTCACAGACTGTATACTCTAAGGCACAGGGAAAAATATCGCTTTCGGCTATGACCTTCAGCCACCAAATGGTACGCTTATTCTTTATCGAGCAACTTTACAGGGGCTTTACCATTTTAAGGAATGAGCCTTATCATCATCAGTAA
- the nadC gene encoding carboxylating nicotinate-nucleotide diphosphorylase produces the protein MISDTQFQKELDIIIANAIREDVGDGDHSSLACIPSTATGRAKLLVKDEGILAGVDFAKQVFAYVDPNLAIEVFLQDGTPVKYGDVAFHVSGSSQSILKAERLVLNAMQRMSAIATKTKKYVDILEGTGTKVLDTRKTTPGIRALEKWAVKIGGGENHRFALYDMVMLKDNHIDFAGGITQAITKTNDYLKANNLDLKIIVEARDLDEVREIIANPGVHRILLDNFDYEQTREAVALIGDYCQTESSGGINENTMRHYAECGVDFISSGALTHSIYNLDLSLKAF, from the coding sequence ATGATTTCGGATACTCAATTTCAAAAAGAACTCGATATAATTATTGCAAATGCCATAAGGGAAGATGTAGGTGACGGCGACCATAGCTCGCTGGCCTGTATACCTTCAACCGCTACCGGGCGCGCCAAACTTTTAGTAAAAGACGAAGGCATACTTGCCGGGGTAGACTTTGCCAAACAGGTATTTGCCTATGTAGACCCAAACCTTGCAATAGAAGTGTTTTTACAGGACGGTACTCCCGTAAAATATGGCGATGTGGCTTTTCATGTCTCGGGGAGTTCGCAGTCTATCCTTAAAGCCGAAAGGCTGGTGCTTAATGCTATGCAGCGTATGAGTGCCATTGCAACAAAGACAAAAAAATATGTAGATATACTGGAAGGTACAGGTACAAAAGTGCTGGATACCCGCAAGACCACTCCGGGAATACGCGCACTGGAAAAATGGGCCGTGAAAATAGGAGGGGGCGAAAACCACCGCTTTGCCCTGTATGATATGGTTATGCTTAAAGACAACCACATAGACTTTGCAGGCGGAATTACCCAGGCCATTACAAAAACTAATGATTACCTTAAAGCCAATAATCTTGACCTTAAGATAATTGTTGAGGCACGTGATTTAGATGAGGTTCGCGAAATAATAGCAAACCCGGGTGTACACCGTATATTGCTTGATAACTTCGATTATGAGCAAACCCGAGAAGCAGTGGCTCTTATTGGCGATTACTGCCAGACAGAATCATCCGGAGGTATAAACGAAAACACCATGCGCCATTATGCCGAGTGTGGTGTAGACTTTATATCATCGGGGGCGTTAACCCATTCAATCTATAATCTTGACTTAAGCTTAAAAGCCTTTTAA
- a CDS encoding YihY/virulence factor BrkB family protein, with the protein MSLELEHKLERTPVIKYLVKFGKSIKLPWGEGLTLYHLTELYITGIVKGDVSYRAGAIAFSFFMSLFPFALFILNLIPKIPVQGFQADFMQFVQENVPPNTFYAIKDILDDIMENSYGSLLSTGILLAILLMSNGMNAILSGFQSSLHITIKRSYFRQYAVAIGLSLMLSVILLITVAAIVTLQVIIEQLKSRGFLTDDVIYLELGRYAFLILMVLTITSLLFKFAAKETKGAAFFSYGSVFTTILFVITSYVFGIYVLRFAQYNKLYGSIGTLLVLMLYIWINCFILLLGFELNALIHKLKRKNLYI; encoded by the coding sequence ATGTCACTAGAACTGGAACATAAACTGGAGCGTACGCCCGTTATAAAGTACCTGGTAAAGTTTGGTAAAAGCATCAAGCTGCCATGGGGGGAGGGGCTTACGCTGTACCACCTTACAGAGCTTTATATAACCGGTATTGTAAAAGGCGACGTGTCTTACCGTGCCGGTGCCATTGCATTCAGCTTTTTTATGTCGCTGTTTCCCTTTGCGCTGTTTATACTTAACCTTATACCTAAAATCCCCGTACAGGGCTTTCAGGCCGACTTTATGCAGTTTGTGCAGGAAAACGTTCCGCCCAATACTTTTTATGCCATAAAGGACATTCTTGATGATATTATGGAAAACAGTTACGGTAGCCTTCTTTCTACGGGTATCTTGCTGGCCATTCTCCTGATGTCAAACGGAATGAATGCTATACTTAGCGGATTTCAGTCGTCATTGCACATTACCATAAAACGCAGCTATTTCAGGCAGTATGCAGTTGCAATCGGGCTGTCGCTAATGCTGTCTGTAATATTACTGATCACTGTTGCGGCTATCGTTACATTACAGGTAATTATAGAGCAGCTTAAAAGTAGGGGCTTTTTAACCGACGATGTTATTTATTTAGAACTTGGCCGTTATGCTTTCCTTATCCTTATGGTATTAACCATTACATCTTTACTGTTTAAGTTTGCAGCTAAAGAGACAAAAGGGGCAGCATTCTTTAGTTACGGCTCGGTTTTTACCACCATATTGTTTGTTATAACGTCTTATGTATTCGGTATTTATGTGCTAAGGTTCGCGCAGTACAATAAACTTTACGGATCAATTGGTACGCTTCTTGTACTTATGCTTTACATATGGATTAACTGCTTTATTTTGCTTTTAGGGTTCGAATTAAATGCGCTAATTCATAAATTAAAACGGAAAAATTTATATATTTAA